The Dyella caseinilytica genome has a window encoding:
- the zapE gene encoding cell division protein ZapE, whose product MTQLSPSARYQEGVAAHRWTSDPAQLAVLPEFDRMQAALCASAGNGNSNGLFGRLKSLLGTDEHQAVPGLYLWGSVGRGKTFLMDLFAASLPHGVALRRHFHRFMGEVHERLRELGERQNPLVDVAEGIAARCRVLCLDEFLVNDIGDAMILANLFDALFARGVTLITTSNTAPANLYKDGLQRARFLPAIASIEAHCHVVEMISSHDWRLRALTHAPVYHTPPGAEAERELARIFASQAQGDVIDGGALIINDRPIPVRKRADNILWFDFAALCDGPRAVADYIALAKAGPAVIISNVPQFTIYSEDPAKRFVQLVDEFYDRHVKLILSAAAPITELYDGERLRAEFGRTESRLIEMQSEEYLALPHRAE is encoded by the coding sequence ATGACCCAACTCTCCCCCAGCGCGCGCTATCAAGAAGGCGTTGCCGCCCATCGCTGGACTTCCGATCCGGCGCAGCTTGCCGTGCTGCCTGAATTCGATCGCATGCAGGCGGCGCTCTGCGCCAGCGCCGGCAATGGAAACAGCAACGGCCTGTTTGGCCGTCTGAAATCGCTGCTCGGTACCGATGAGCACCAGGCGGTGCCGGGACTGTACCTATGGGGCAGCGTCGGTCGCGGCAAGACCTTCCTGATGGATCTGTTCGCGGCCAGCCTGCCGCATGGCGTGGCGCTACGCCGTCATTTCCACCGATTCATGGGCGAAGTGCACGAGCGCCTGCGCGAACTGGGCGAGCGACAAAACCCGCTGGTGGATGTCGCCGAGGGCATTGCGGCACGTTGTCGCGTGCTGTGCCTGGACGAATTCCTGGTCAACGACATCGGCGACGCGATGATCCTGGCCAATCTGTTCGACGCTCTGTTCGCACGTGGCGTCACGCTCATCACCACCTCGAACACCGCACCGGCCAATCTGTACAAGGATGGCCTGCAGCGCGCGCGTTTCCTGCCCGCCATCGCGTCGATCGAAGCACATTGCCATGTGGTCGAGATGATCTCATCCCATGACTGGCGCCTGCGCGCGCTCACTCATGCGCCCGTGTATCACACACCGCCGGGCGCCGAGGCAGAGCGCGAACTGGCCCGCATCTTTGCAAGCCAGGCACAGGGCGACGTGATCGACGGCGGCGCGCTGATCATCAACGATCGTCCGATCCCGGTGCGCAAGCGCGCGGACAATATCCTGTGGTTCGATTTTGCGGCGCTGTGCGATGGCCCACGCGCAGTGGCGGACTACATTGCGCTGGCCAAGGCTGGCCCGGCCGTCATCATTTCCAACGTGCCGCAGTTCACCATCTACAGCGAAGATCCGGCCAAGCGCTTCGTCCAATTGGTGGACGAGTTCTACGACCGCCATGTGAAGCTGATCCTCTCCGCCGCTGCACCGATCACCGAGCTTTACGATGGCGAACGCCTGCGCGCTGAATTCGGCCGCACCGAATCGCGGCTGATTGAAATGCAGAGTGAGGAGTATCTGGCGTTGCCGCATCGGGCGGAGTGA
- a CDS encoding efflux RND transporter permease subunit, which translates to MGFSSLFIRRPIATALLMVAVMLLGVLGYRELPVSALPEIEAPSLVVTTQYPGASASTMASLVTTPLERNLGQISGLDMMTSDSSAGLSTIVLQFNMDRDIDIAAQDVQAAINQARGTLPTTLPYPPVYNRVNPADAPIMTLMLTSDSRQLRDVNDLADSILAQKLSQVQGVGLVSIAGNVRPAVRIQANPAQLANLGLTMEDVRNALTEANVNAPKGTLNGATQSYTISTNDQLATAAEYKDTIISYNSTTNAPVRLSDVAKVVDGVENDQLAAWANGKPAVLLDIRRQPGANIVQTVAQIRQILPQLRSVLPADVHLDVFADRTVTIRASVEDVQFTLLLTIALVVAVIFVFLRRLWATIIPSVAVPLSLLGTFGVMSFAGMSLDNLSLMALTVATGFVVDDAIVMIENIVRYIEQGMDGKEAAEIGAKEIGFTVLSLTVSLIAVFLPLLLMPGVTGRLFHEFAWVLATAVVISMLVSLTLTPMMCAYLLRPDALPEGDDAHERHAAAGKRTVWARTVSVYESSLDWVLNHQRLMIFVALTAVVVTFFLYIVIPKGLLPEQDTGLITGVVQADQNVAFPQMEQRTKAVADALQKDPNVAGIAAFIGAGSINPTLNQGQLSIVLKDRSKRGSLEEVVASLQNAAANIPGVALYLKPVQDVTLDTRVAATEYQYSMSDVNSDELSKYAAQMTQALRERPELADVDNNLADQGNALKLTIDRDKASTLGVPVQTIDDTLYDSFGQRQISTIFTQLNQYRVVLEVEPQFRSSTSLLNQITVKSNGSGALTGSNATTFGQATSSNSSTTTGIGVANTGIILGTGGTIPLASLVNAETTTAPLVISHQQQLPAITISFNLAQGYSLSQAVDAIHDVEKQLNLPPQVRGQFIGKAAEFSSSLSNEALLLLASVIVIYIVLGVLYESYIHPITIISTLPPAGVGALLALILCNMSLSVDGIVGIVLLIGIVKKNAIMMIDFAIEAQRTGMKPREAIRRACLLRFRPIMMTTAAAMLGALPLALGTGIGAELRRPLGVSIVGGLLLSQLVTLYTTPVIYLYMERFSDWLRERRERRALRHAQRGTA; encoded by the coding sequence ATGGGATTCTCCTCACTCTTCATCCGCCGCCCCATCGCCACCGCGTTGTTGATGGTGGCCGTGATGCTGCTCGGCGTGCTCGGCTATCGCGAACTGCCCGTGTCGGCGCTACCGGAAATCGAAGCGCCCAGCCTGGTGGTGACCACGCAATATCCTGGTGCCAGCGCCTCGACCATGGCGTCGCTGGTGACCACGCCGCTGGAGCGCAACCTGGGCCAGATTTCCGGCCTCGACATGATGACCTCGGATTCGTCCGCGGGCCTGTCCACCATCGTGCTGCAGTTCAACATGGACCGCGATATCGATATCGCGGCGCAGGACGTGCAGGCGGCGATCAATCAGGCGCGTGGCACGCTGCCGACCACGCTGCCGTATCCGCCGGTATACAACCGCGTGAATCCGGCCGACGCGCCGATCATGACCTTGATGCTCACCTCCGACAGCCGCCAGCTGCGTGACGTGAACGATCTGGCCGACTCGATCCTCGCGCAGAAACTCTCGCAGGTGCAGGGCGTGGGTCTGGTGTCGATCGCCGGCAATGTGCGTCCGGCGGTGCGTATCCAGGCGAACCCCGCGCAGCTGGCCAATCTCGGCCTGACTATGGAAGACGTGCGCAACGCGTTGACCGAGGCCAACGTCAACGCGCCCAAGGGCACGCTCAACGGCGCGACGCAGTCGTACACCATCTCCACCAACGACCAGCTCGCGACGGCGGCCGAATACAAAGACACCATCATTTCCTACAACAGCACTACCAATGCGCCGGTGCGTCTGTCCGACGTGGCGAAGGTGGTCGATGGCGTCGAGAACGATCAGCTTGCGGCGTGGGCCAACGGCAAGCCGGCGGTGCTGCTGGATATCCGACGCCAGCCCGGCGCTAACATCGTGCAGACCGTGGCGCAGATCCGCCAGATCCTGCCGCAGCTGCGCAGTGTGCTGCCGGCTGACGTGCACCTGGATGTCTTCGCTGACCGCACCGTCACCATCCGCGCTTCGGTCGAGGATGTGCAATTCACACTGTTGCTGACCATCGCGTTGGTGGTCGCAGTGATCTTCGTGTTCCTGCGCCGCCTATGGGCCACGATCATTCCATCGGTTGCCGTGCCGCTGTCGCTGCTCGGTACCTTCGGTGTGATGTCGTTCGCTGGCATGTCGCTGGACAATCTCTCACTGATGGCGCTCACCGTCGCCACCGGCTTTGTGGTGGACGATGCGATCGTGATGATCGAAAACATCGTGCGTTACATCGAACAAGGCATGGACGGCAAAGAAGCGGCGGAAATCGGCGCGAAGGAAATCGGCTTCACGGTGCTGTCGTTGACGGTGTCGCTGATTGCGGTATTCCTGCCGCTGCTATTGATGCCGGGCGTCACCGGCCGCCTGTTCCATGAATTCGCCTGGGTGCTGGCCACCGCGGTTGTCATCTCGATGCTGGTGTCGTTGACGCTCACGCCGATGATGTGCGCGTACTTGCTGCGACCCGATGCCTTGCCGGAAGGCGATGATGCGCATGAGCGCCACGCCGCGGCAGGCAAGCGCACCGTGTGGGCGCGAACGGTGAGTGTTTATGAAAGCTCGCTGGACTGGGTGCTCAATCATCAGCGGTTGATGATCTTTGTCGCGCTCACTGCGGTGGTCGTTACCTTCTTCCTGTACATCGTGATTCCCAAGGGCTTGTTGCCCGAGCAGGACACCGGCTTGATCACCGGCGTGGTGCAGGCCGACCAGAACGTTGCTTTCCCGCAGATGGAGCAGCGTACCAAGGCCGTTGCCGATGCGCTGCAGAAGGATCCCAACGTCGCCGGCATTGCAGCCTTTATCGGCGCCGGCTCGATCAACCCTACGCTCAACCAGGGGCAGCTCAGTATCGTGCTGAAGGACCGCAGCAAGCGCGGCAGCCTGGAAGAAGTGGTGGCGAGCCTGCAGAATGCGGCGGCGAACATTCCCGGCGTGGCGCTGTACCTCAAGCCGGTACAGGACGTGACGCTGGATACGCGCGTGGCCGCCACCGAGTACCAGTACTCGATGTCCGATGTGAATTCCGATGAGCTGTCCAAGTACGCCGCGCAGATGACGCAGGCGTTGCGCGAGCGGCCGGAACTGGCGGACGTGGACAACAACCTTGCCGACCAGGGCAACGCGCTCAAACTCACCATCGATCGCGACAAGGCCAGCACGCTCGGTGTGCCGGTGCAGACCATCGATGACACCTTGTACGACTCGTTCGGCCAGCGCCAGATCTCCACCATCTTTACCCAGCTCAACCAGTATCGCGTGGTGCTGGAGGTGGAGCCGCAATTCCGTTCCAGCACGTCGCTGCTCAACCAGATCACGGTCAAGAGCAACGGCAGTGGCGCGTTGACCGGCAGCAACGCCACCACCTTCGGCCAGGCGACATCGAGCAATTCGTCGACGACGACGGGCATTGGCGTGGCGAATACCGGCATCATTCTCGGCACCGGTGGCACGATTCCGCTGGCGTCGCTCGTGAATGCCGAAACGACCACCGCGCCGCTGGTGATCAGTCACCAGCAGCAGCTGCCGGCGATCACCATCTCGTTCAACCTTGCGCAGGGTTATTCGTTGTCGCAGGCGGTCGATGCCATTCACGACGTGGAGAAACAGCTCAACCTCCCACCACAGGTGCGCGGGCAGTTCATCGGCAAGGCGGCGGAATTCTCGTCCTCGCTGAGCAACGAGGCGCTGCTGCTGCTTGCGTCGGTGATCGTGATCTACATCGTGCTGGGCGTGCTGTATGAAAGCTACATCCATCCGATCACGATCATTTCCACCTTGCCGCCTGCGGGCGTGGGTGCTTTGCTGGCGCTGATCCTGTGCAACATGAGCCTGTCGGTGGATGGCATCGTGGGTATCGTGTTGTTGATCGGTATCGTGAAGAAGAACGCGATCATGATGATCGACTTTGCAATCGAGGCGCAGCGTACCGGCATGAAGCCGCGCGAGGCGATTCGCCGCGCGTGTCTGCTGCGTTTCCGCCCGATCATGATGACCACCGCCGCCGCCATGCTCGGCGCGCTGCCGCTGGCGCTGGGCACCGGTATCGGTGCGGAGCTGCGACGTCCGCTGGGTGTGTCGATCGTGGGCGGTCTGCTGCTTTCGCAGTTGGTGACGCTGTACACCACCCCGGTGATTTACCTGTATATGGAACGGTTCTCGGATTGGTTGCGAGAGCGTAGGGAAAGGCGTGCGCTGCGGCACGCGCAGCGTGGCACGGCTTAA
- a CDS encoding alpha/beta hydrolase — protein MTSPDPSHFPDQLTEFTLEGPAGSLEAVSDVAERPGARRGTAVICHPNSKDGGTMHNKVVTMLDRSLRESGLDTLRFNFRSAGESAGEYDNGVGESEDLAAVVAWVRKTRPDDLLWLAGFSFGSYVTLRNTVRFKADALISIAPPIGRWEHETLALPTCPWLVVMGEDDEIVEPQAVFDWIDSLEPPPELIRMPETGHFFHRRLMDLRGAVKHWALDYLPPARD, from the coding sequence ATGACATCCCCTGATCCCTCGCATTTCCCCGACCAGCTCACCGAGTTCACCTTGGAGGGCCCGGCTGGTTCGCTCGAAGCCGTCAGCGACGTCGCTGAGCGCCCTGGCGCGCGGCGCGGCACCGCCGTGATCTGCCATCCCAACTCCAAGGACGGCGGCACCATGCATAACAAGGTGGTGACCATGCTGGATCGCAGCCTGCGCGAATCCGGCCTGGACACGCTGCGTTTCAACTTCCGCAGCGCCGGCGAATCAGCGGGCGAGTACGACAACGGCGTTGGCGAGAGCGAAGATCTCGCCGCTGTTGTCGCGTGGGTGCGCAAGACGCGCCCCGACGATCTGTTGTGGCTGGCCGGTTTCTCCTTCGGCAGCTACGTCACACTGCGCAACACGGTGCGTTTCAAGGCCGACGCGCTGATCAGCATCGCACCACCGATCGGCCGCTGGGAGCACGAAACGCTCGCGCTGCCCACCTGCCCCTGGCTGGTGGTGATGGGTGAAGACGACGAGATTGTCGAACCCCAAGCTGTGTTCGACTGGATCGACAGCCTGGAGCCGCCGCCCGAATTGATCCGTATGCCGGAAACTGGCCACTTCTTTCATCGGCGGCTGATGGATCTGCGTGGCGCAGTGAAGCACTGGGCGCTGGATTATCTGCCGCCCGCTCGCGATTGA
- a CDS encoding c-type cytochrome, with the protein MSKSDQSFLRQFSLLIAGLGVLTLVLIFTAWTIYEREPKEVNPNAAQQLSASLAPNGAVYAGNTGRAAMEAAQEAAAKAAAAQVAFGGTTDGKTIFDGVCTSCHTAGVLGAPKLGNKEAWAPRIAEGIDTLVQHAVNGYHGPDGNTMPPKGNYPSLNDAQVKAAVSWMVEQSK; encoded by the coding sequence ATGAGCAAATCCGACCAGAGTTTCTTGCGTCAGTTCTCGCTACTTATCGCCGGGCTCGGCGTACTAACCCTGGTCCTGATCTTCACCGCGTGGACGATCTACGAACGCGAGCCGAAGGAAGTCAATCCGAACGCTGCCCAGCAACTCTCCGCCAGTCTGGCTCCGAATGGCGCCGTCTACGCCGGCAACACCGGCCGCGCCGCGATGGAGGCAGCGCAGGAAGCGGCAGCCAAGGCCGCCGCCGCGCAAGTCGCGTTTGGTGGCACCACCGATGGCAAAACGATTTTTGACGGCGTCTGCACCAGCTGCCACACCGCCGGCGTGCTTGGCGCGCCCAAGCTCGGCAACAAAGAAGCGTGGGCGCCGCGCATCGCCGAAGGCATCGACACCCTGGTTCAGCACGCGGTCAACGGCTACCACGGCCCGGACGGCAACACCATGCCGCCGAAAGGCAATTATCCGAGCCTGAATGATGCACAGGTGAAGGCGGCGGTGAGCTGGATGGTGGAGCAGTCCAAGTAA
- a CDS encoding efflux RND transporter permease subunit — MNISGPFIRRPIGTSLLAMGVFVIGVICYSLLGVSALPDMQFPVIFVTASQAGASADNMASTVAAPLERHLGQVAGIDTMRSSSSLGSTQILLMFDSGRNIDAAARDVQAAINAAQSDLPSGLNSPPSYEKANPNDDPIIAFALTSDTQSARDLYDVADSLLAQRLRQLTGVSEVDILGAATPAVRVDVNLRALNAMGISPDQLRNALTAANVFEPQGFLSDGKTTMAVQANDALHTAADFANLVISTNGKGVPVRLKDIANVYDGQQDAYQAAWFQGKPAILMYVYKQSNANIIGTVDRVKAEVPLLRSFLQPGTTLTPYFDDTPTIRASLHEVQATLLISLAMVVLVMALFLRRLAPTLIAAVAVPLSLAGAAVIMYACGFTLNNLTLLALVIAIGFVVDDAIVVIENIIRHIDQGMTRMDAALTGAREIGFTIVSITASLVAVFIPLLFMGGITGMFFKEFTLTLVGAIVVSALVSLTLTSSLCGHFLDGHKEPEKPSKLGHALERFHEGMLKVYEASLDFSLRHALLFSLTPLMLIGLTVLIAVSGQIKTSLFPTQDTGLLRGRATSGATVSFQDSANRQQRLINMLLRDRDVAVVGSRLGSTRQGAAGTFDIQLKTHEQGRKDDTFAALARLSAKAAKYPDLNVRLRAIQDLPSFGGGGTNQGAQYQVSLQGNDTAELQEWLPKLVDELRKNPKLRDVGSDLDDAGLQQNIVIDRDKAARLQVNIGNIDSVIYDAFGQRQVSTIYSDLNQYKVVVNALPGQTATPRAIDDVLVPATNGTMVRLSAFAHQVPGLAPTQVSHMNQYTTMDLSFNLAPGVSMGEALQVVQATANNMRMPGDIKLDIGGDFRRFQQSQSGMLWLVFGAIVVVYIVLGILYESLIHPVTILSTLPAAGVGALLALWFTNTELSVIAQIALVLLIGIVKKNAIMMIDFALVAQREHGKTPLEAAREASLVRFRPIMMTTMVAILAAVPIAVGLGEGSDLRRPLGIALIGGLLISQSLTLLSTPALYVIFSCLSERWAAWRARMSERRAARRRVLARES, encoded by the coding sequence ATGAACATCTCCGGTCCCTTTATCCGCCGCCCTATCGGTACGTCCCTGCTGGCGATGGGTGTCTTCGTGATCGGCGTGATCTGCTATTCGCTGCTTGGTGTATCGGCGCTGCCGGACATGCAATTCCCGGTGATCTTCGTCACGGCCAGCCAGGCCGGTGCCAGCGCCGACAACATGGCCTCCACCGTGGCAGCGCCACTGGAACGGCATCTGGGCCAGGTGGCTGGCATCGACACCATGCGTTCGTCCAGCTCGCTTGGCAGTACGCAGATCCTTCTGATGTTCGATAGCGGGCGCAACATCGACGCTGCTGCTCGCGACGTGCAGGCGGCGATCAATGCGGCTCAGTCGGACCTGCCTAGCGGCCTGAACAGTCCGCCCAGTTACGAGAAGGCCAATCCCAACGATGATCCGATCATCGCGTTTGCGCTGACGTCGGATACGCAGTCGGCACGCGATCTTTATGACGTGGCCGATTCGTTGCTGGCGCAACGGCTGCGCCAGCTTACGGGTGTGTCGGAGGTGGATATTCTCGGTGCCGCCACGCCAGCGGTGCGTGTGGACGTCAACCTGCGCGCGCTCAATGCGATGGGAATTTCGCCGGACCAGCTGCGCAATGCGCTCACTGCCGCGAACGTGTTCGAACCGCAGGGCTTCCTGTCCGATGGCAAGACCACCATGGCAGTGCAGGCCAACGATGCGCTGCATACGGCGGCCGACTTCGCCAACCTGGTGATCTCCACCAATGGCAAGGGCGTGCCGGTACGCCTGAAGGACATCGCCAACGTCTACGACGGTCAGCAAGATGCGTATCAGGCGGCCTGGTTCCAGGGCAAGCCGGCGATCCTGATGTATGTCTACAAACAGTCGAACGCCAACATCATCGGCACGGTCGACCGTGTGAAGGCGGAAGTGCCGTTGTTGCGTAGCTTCCTGCAGCCGGGTACGACGCTGACACCATACTTCGACGATACGCCGACCATTCGCGCCTCGCTGCATGAAGTGCAGGCGACCCTGCTGATCAGCCTCGCGATGGTCGTGCTGGTGATGGCGCTGTTCCTGCGCCGGTTGGCGCCGACTCTGATTGCGGCGGTCGCCGTGCCGCTGTCGCTGGCTGGCGCCGCGGTGATCATGTACGCGTGCGGCTTTACCCTGAACAACCTCACGCTGCTGGCGCTGGTGATTGCCATTGGCTTCGTGGTGGACGATGCGATCGTGGTGATCGAAAACATCATCCGTCATATCGACCAAGGCATGACGCGCATGGATGCCGCGTTGACGGGTGCGCGCGAGATCGGTTTCACCATCGTGTCGATTACCGCATCGCTGGTGGCCGTGTTTATCCCATTGCTGTTCATGGGTGGCATCACCGGGATGTTCTTCAAGGAATTCACCTTGACACTGGTGGGAGCCATCGTGGTTTCCGCACTGGTTTCGTTGACGCTGACATCCTCGTTGTGCGGGCATTTCCTCGATGGCCACAAAGAGCCGGAGAAACCTTCAAAACTGGGTCACGCACTGGAGCGCTTCCACGAAGGCATGCTCAAGGTGTACGAGGCGTCGCTGGATTTCTCGCTGCGTCACGCACTGCTGTTTTCACTGACGCCGTTGATGCTGATTGGACTGACTGTGCTGATCGCGGTGTCTGGACAGATCAAGACCAGTTTGTTCCCCACCCAGGACACTGGCCTGTTGCGCGGCCGCGCTACCTCCGGCGCCACGGTATCGTTCCAGGATTCGGCCAATCGACAGCAGCGGCTGATCAACATGCTGCTGCGTGATCGCGATGTTGCCGTGGTCGGCTCGCGATTGGGCAGCACGCGCCAGGGTGCTGCGGGTACCTTTGATATCCAGCTGAAAACACATGAACAGGGACGCAAGGACGACACCTTCGCAGCGCTGGCTCGCTTGAGTGCCAAGGCTGCGAAATATCCCGATCTCAATGTGCGCCTGCGTGCGATTCAGGACCTGCCCAGCTTCGGTGGCGGCGGTACGAATCAGGGTGCGCAGTACCAGGTTTCGCTGCAAGGCAACGACACCGCGGAATTGCAGGAATGGTTGCCCAAGCTGGTCGATGAGTTACGCAAGAATCCCAAGCTGCGTGATGTTGGCAGTGACCTTGATGATGCGGGCTTGCAGCAGAACATCGTGATCGACCGCGACAAGGCCGCACGATTGCAGGTGAACATCGGCAATATCGATTCCGTGATCTACGACGCCTTCGGCCAGCGGCAGGTCAGTACGATCTATTCCGACCTCAATCAGTACAAGGTCGTCGTCAATGCGCTGCCTGGCCAGACCGCGACACCACGCGCCATCGATGATGTACTGGTGCCTGCGACTAACGGCACGATGGTGCGTCTGTCAGCGTTTGCGCATCAGGTGCCGGGCCTGGCACCGACCCAGGTGTCGCACATGAATCAGTACACCACGATGGATCTCAGCTTCAATCTGGCGCCTGGCGTGAGCATGGGCGAGGCGCTGCAGGTCGTGCAGGCCACCGCGAACAATATGCGCATGCCGGGCGATATCAAACTGGATATCGGTGGTGACTTCCGCCGCTTCCAGCAATCGCAAAGCGGCATGTTGTGGCTGGTGTTCGGTGCGATCGTGGTGGTCTACATCGTGCTCGGCATTCTGTACGAAAGCCTGATTCATCCCGTCACCATTCTTTCGACGCTGCCGGCGGCTGGCGTGGGGGCGCTGCTGGCGTTGTGGTTTACCAATACCGAGTTGTCGGTGATTGCGCAGATCGCGCTGGTGTTGTTGATCGGTATCGTGAAAAAGAACGCAATCATGATGATCGACTTCGCTCTGGTCGCCCAGCGCGAGCACGGCAAGACACCGCTGGAAGCAGCAAGGGAAGCCAGCCTGGTGCGCTTCCGCCCGATCATGATGACGACAATGGTGGCGATCCTGGCTGCCGTGCCCATTGCCGTGGGCCTGGGCGAAGGTTCCGATCTGCGTCGTCCGCTCGGTATCGCATTGATTGGTGGCCTGCTGATTTCGCAAAGCCTCACCTTGCTCAGCACGCCGGCGCTGTATGTGATCTTCTCTTGCCTCAGCGAACGCTGGGCGGCGTGGCGTGCCCGCATGAGCGAGCGCAGGGCTGCACGCCGGCGAGTACTGGCGCGCGAATCCTGA
- a CDS encoding efflux RND transporter periplasmic adaptor subunit gives MSRFWKIALIVIAVLVVGGVAFRLLHKPEAANGGYGHHREGGQGQQASQGGSGQGQSGGNGQDNAPVPVTVESTVKQNVPVYLTALGTVTALNNVTVNPEIGGQLWTINFKEGQAVKKGDVIAQIDPRTYQAAYDQAVAKQKQDEASLATAISTLDRNQQLVGKGYVAALDMDTYRNNVAQLKATVIADEAAARSAKVSLDFTRIISPIDGVAGIRNVDPGNVVTTTTSIVTLTQIQPIYVIFSLPEQNLETVRDAFQNGANKLEVIALDRTDSHPLDTSGFLQVVDNQIDTTTGTFKLRAQFNNPDSKLWQGQFVNVQLRVQTVAGGLVIPSQAVQRGPDGDYVYKLQSDQTVAMQPVTVAGEVGDSHVMISKGLDDGDQVVTEGQFRLKPGSKVQALKPGQVPAAPAASDADKKKWKKQGGGRRGNGGGGGG, from the coding sequence ATGTCGCGTTTTTGGAAGATCGCGTTGATCGTGATCGCCGTGCTGGTGGTGGGGGGAGTCGCCTTCCGCTTGCTGCACAAACCTGAAGCAGCCAACGGTGGCTATGGCCATCATCGTGAGGGTGGTCAGGGTCAGCAGGCGAGCCAGGGTGGTTCTGGGCAGGGGCAATCGGGTGGCAACGGACAGGACAATGCGCCTGTGCCCGTCACGGTCGAATCCACTGTCAAACAGAATGTGCCGGTCTATCTGACTGCACTTGGCACGGTGACGGCGCTTAACAATGTCACGGTCAATCCGGAGATTGGCGGTCAGCTGTGGACCATCAACTTCAAGGAAGGGCAGGCGGTGAAGAAGGGTGATGTGATCGCCCAGATCGATCCGCGCACGTATCAGGCCGCGTACGACCAGGCCGTAGCCAAGCAAAAGCAGGACGAAGCCTCGCTGGCCACCGCGATCAGCACCTTGGATCGCAACCAGCAACTGGTGGGCAAGGGCTATGTGGCTGCGCTGGACATGGATACCTATCGCAACAACGTGGCGCAGCTCAAAGCGACGGTGATTGCGGATGAGGCCGCTGCGCGCTCGGCCAAGGTGAGCCTGGATTTCACGCGGATCATCTCGCCGATCGATGGTGTGGCCGGTATTCGCAACGTGGACCCGGGCAACGTGGTCACCACCACGACCTCGATCGTCACCCTGACCCAGATCCAGCCGATCTACGTGATCTTCAGCCTGCCTGAGCAGAATCTGGAGACGGTACGCGATGCGTTCCAGAATGGCGCGAACAAGCTGGAGGTGATCGCGCTCGATCGCACCGATTCGCACCCACTAGATACCAGCGGGTTCCTGCAGGTGGTCGACAACCAGATCGACACCACCACGGGCACCTTCAAGCTGCGCGCCCAGTTCAACAATCCCGACAGCAAGCTGTGGCAGGGCCAGTTCGTCAACGTGCAACTGCGCGTGCAGACGGTTGCTGGCGGCCTGGTGATTCCGTCGCAGGCTGTGCAACGCGGGCCGGATGGCGATTACGTCTACAAGCTGCAGTCTGATCAGACGGTCGCCATGCAGCCGGTTACGGTGGCTGGCGAAGTGGGCGACAGCCACGTAATGATCAGCAAGGGTCTGGATGATGGCGACCAGGTGGTCACCGAAGGCCAGTTCCGCCTGAAGCCGGGCAGCAAGGTGCAGGCGCTCAAGCCGGGCCAAGTGCCGGCTGCGCCCGCAGCGTCGGATGCCGACAAGAAGAAATGGAAGAAGCAGGGCGGTGGCCGCCGTGGTAATGGCGGCGGCGGTGGTGGCTGA